Proteins from a single region of Rana temporaria chromosome 5, aRanTem1.1, whole genome shotgun sequence:
- the LOC120941058 gene encoding histone H3.v1-like has product ELEEEELEEEEEELEEEEELEEEEELEEEVEEELEEEEELEEEEEEEEEEELEEEEEEE; this is encoded by the exons gaactagaagaagaagaactcgaagaagaagaagaagaactcgaagaagaagaagaacttgaagaagaa GAAGAACTCGAAGAAGAAGTCGAAGaagaactcgaagaagaagaagaactcgaagaagaagaagaagaagaagaagaagaagaactcgaagaagaagaagaagaagaa